The region GGATCCCGGTGCGCCTGCTCCGCACCAAAGTCCATGTCGCGACCCCGGAAGCTCCCGCGGCGGACCTGGACGTCATCGCTGGGCTGTCTGGCCGCATCCCCCCGCTCCCGACGGTAGTGCGTTAACAGCCGCTTAACGTCCGGACAGATTGCCGAAAGATACAATTTTCGAGAATTGGGTTCTTCCCGTACGTGCTACTACTTATGCTAGTATCCTTCGATAGGTCGTCGGCCGCGCCAGGAAGGTTCGAGCGATGGCCATCCGGCACACCACCGTCCGGCATCTGCGGTTCTCGGGAGGAGGAAGCGGTGTGAGCGCCATCACGCCGAACGGCGTTAATCGGTTGAACATTGGGTCGACGCCACAATCATCCTGAATCTGCGCCCGCTCGAACGGCGACGTCGAGCGGGCAGGTCGGCAAAAGATCGGGGATGGGAAACGACCCGGGGGGAGAATGATGTTGGAGATGACCGGCCCGATCCGCGAGGATCGGGTTTCTGTCGGCGACCAGACGTTCCGAAACCTTATCGATCGATCGGCCCAGGGCATTCTCGTCGAATGCGGCTCGCGCCCGGTCTACGCCAACGACGCCTGCGCCCGAATCCTTGGATTCACGTGCGCCTCCATGCTTCTGGACCGGCCCGACGTGGCCGGCCTGTTCGCCGACCCGGCATTGGTGGGGCGCACGGCGACCGGGCTCGTCGACACGCCGGGCGGCCGGACGCACAGCCGCATCACGGTCCGTGCAGATCGTCCCGACGGGTCGACGGCCTGGGTCGACCTCCTGATCCAGCCTACCCAGTGGCACGGCATCACGGCACTTCAGTACACCATCACCGACGTTACGGAGCGGCGCAGATGTCATGAGCGCGCCAGACGACTGCAGATGCAACTGGTCGACAGTGCGCGGCTGAATGCGATGCGCGAGGTCGCGAACAGCCTTTCGCACAGGCTGAACCAGCCGCGCGGCGCCATGCTCAACTATCTGAATACGGCCCGACGGCTGCTCCACCGCGACGCCTGCCCGCACCAGGTGATGCAGGTCCTCGACCGTCTGGCGGGAGAAGCCGACCGCGCCTACCGCGTGATCGCCGAGGTGGAGTCGGTGTTCGATCA is a window of Constrictibacter sp. MBR-5 DNA encoding:
- a CDS encoding PAS domain S-box protein, whose translation is MTGPIREDRVSVGDQTFRNLIDRSAQGILVECGSRPVYANDACARILGFTCASMLLDRPDVAGLFADPALVGRTATGLVDTPGGRTHSRITVRADRPDGSTAWVDLLIQPTQWHGITALQYTITDVTERRRCHERARRLQMQLVDSARLNAMREVANSLSHRLNQPRGAMLNYLNTARRLLHRDACPHQVMQVLDRLAGEADRAYRVIAEVESVFDHDPDEMRASDLRGIVEEAVDAARVDAFTRNVALDLDIPADLPEAALIRPQFQHVILTLVRSAVEAFEDEPVRRVTVSARSVGSEKIRIEIADTVDAAPARAGHEPGELELTVCRSIIAAHGGRLDRGGTGTFAFTLPAVAPATVGVGARATADA